One genomic window of Azospirillum sp. TSH58 includes the following:
- a CDS encoding tetratricopeptide repeat protein produces MTDAMDFLRAGAAALQRGDRAGAERRVVRALALAPGHGEAWNILGVLAVSAGDPARGEARFRRASACAPENPAYARSQAECLKRQGRPDRAAALLAGAVRRGVWSPDLACDLGDLRLGARDGAAAVALYRLALALAPGHARSLNNLAEALGTAERPDAAADAFARLALLRGTAAAWGAAGAAALAAWRQDEARTALRRAAALDPAVAEHWANLGFAGLGRHAVIPAETAFDRALRLSPGMDAARAGRGTLRMLTGRLREGAADYEARLSLPTFRPPRSYSRPVWDGRVRPGKTLLIHADRGHGDAIQFIRYAPLLRAQGMRVVFHGPEGLLALFRASELLDDLSGLDGPPPAHDVQIPIMSLIHRMGTDLDSVPAAVPYLRAPDAAARRWADRLAGLPGVKAGLVWHGSVAFPYHRQRSPGFEAVLPLTGVPGVTAVLLQVAHGRSDLDRLAPLGPVLDLGAELRDFADSAAAIQALDIVISPCTAVAHLAGALGKPVAVLLDQGAEWRWMCGRTDSPWYPTARLYRQSVFGDWTEPVERLRRDLAALNGPLQDRS; encoded by the coding sequence ATGACCGACGCGATGGACTTTCTCCGCGCAGGCGCCGCCGCGCTCCAGCGGGGCGACCGGGCGGGGGCGGAGCGACGGGTCGTCCGCGCCCTGGCGCTGGCCCCCGGCCACGGCGAAGCCTGGAACATCCTGGGCGTGCTGGCCGTCTCCGCGGGCGATCCCGCGAGAGGCGAGGCGCGCTTCCGCCGGGCCTCCGCCTGCGCGCCGGAGAACCCCGCCTACGCGCGCAGCCAAGCGGAATGCCTGAAACGCCAGGGACGGCCGGACCGGGCGGCGGCCCTGCTGGCCGGCGCCGTGCGCCGCGGCGTGTGGTCGCCCGATCTCGCCTGCGATCTCGGCGACCTGCGGCTGGGCGCGCGGGACGGCGCGGCGGCGGTGGCGCTCTACCGTCTGGCGCTGGCGCTGGCCCCCGGCCACGCCCGCAGCCTGAACAATCTGGCGGAGGCGCTGGGCACGGCGGAACGGCCGGACGCGGCGGCCGACGCCTTCGCCCGGTTGGCGCTGCTGCGCGGCACGGCGGCCGCCTGGGGGGCGGCGGGGGCGGCGGCGCTGGCGGCGTGGCGGCAGGACGAGGCGCGCACCGCCCTGCGCCGGGCCGCAGCGCTCGACCCGGCCGTGGCCGAGCATTGGGCCAACCTGGGCTTCGCCGGGCTGGGACGACACGCGGTCATCCCGGCGGAAACCGCCTTCGACCGCGCCTTGCGCCTGTCGCCGGGGATGGACGCGGCGCGGGCGGGGCGGGGGACGCTGCGGATGCTCACCGGGCGCCTGCGCGAGGGGGCGGCGGATTACGAGGCGCGGCTGAGCCTGCCCACCTTCCGGCCGCCGCGCTCCTACAGCCGGCCGGTGTGGGACGGTCGGGTCCGGCCGGGCAAGACGCTGCTGATCCACGCCGACCGCGGCCATGGCGACGCCATCCAGTTCATCCGCTACGCCCCGCTGCTGCGGGCCCAGGGCATGCGCGTGGTCTTCCACGGGCCGGAGGGGCTGCTCGCCCTGTTCCGCGCGTCGGAGCTGCTGGACGACCTGTCCGGGCTCGACGGACCGCCGCCAGCCCACGACGTGCAAATCCCCATCATGAGCCTGATCCATCGCATGGGCACCGATCTGGACAGCGTGCCCGCGGCCGTTCCCTATCTGCGGGCGCCCGACGCGGCGGCGCGGCGCTGGGCGGACCGCTTGGCCGGCCTGCCGGGGGTGAAGGCCGGGCTGGTCTGGCACGGCTCGGTCGCCTTTCCCTACCACCGCCAGCGCTCGCCGGGGTTCGAGGCGGTGCTGCCTCTGACCGGCGTCCCCGGCGTGACGGCGGTTCTGCTCCAGGTCGCCCACGGGCGGTCGGACCTGGACCGCCTCGCCCCGCTCGGCCCGGTCCTCGACCTCGGGGCGGAGCTTCGCGATTTCGCGGACTCCGCCGCGGCGATCCAGGCGCTGGACATCGTGATCAGCCCCTGCACCGCCGTGGCCCACCTCGCCGGAGCGCTGGGGAAGCCGGTGGCGGTGCTGCTCGATCAGGGGGCGGAATGGCGCTGGATGTGCGGCAGGACAGATTCGCCCTGGTATCCGACCGCGCGCCTCTACCGGCAATCCGTGTTCGGCGACTGGACGGAGCCGGTGGAGCGGCTGCGCCGCGATCTGGCGGCGCTGAACGGACCCTTGCAGGATCGATCATGA
- a CDS encoding SGNH/GDSL hydrolase family protein gives MRDWYFIGDSHAQSFEVAATIRLLERPARCLLVPGATAVGLRNPESQTHAVALFKEALLPADPDAIPVIQLGEVDCGFVIWWRAQKHGDGVERQLEESVAACAAFVDDLLAGGYPTLVLTGAVLPTIRDGETRGKVARARHEVTATLRQRTELTHRYNARLRDAAVARGLPFVDITPRITDPESGLVAEAFRSPNPGDHHLHPIRAAEVWAEALNALDLPP, from the coding sequence ATGCGGGACTGGTACTTCATCGGCGACAGCCATGCGCAATCCTTCGAGGTCGCCGCGACGATCCGCCTGCTCGAAAGGCCGGCGCGCTGTCTGCTGGTTCCCGGCGCGACCGCGGTCGGGCTGCGCAACCCGGAGAGTCAAACCCACGCGGTCGCTCTGTTCAAGGAGGCGCTGCTGCCCGCCGATCCGGACGCCATCCCGGTGATCCAGCTCGGCGAGGTCGATTGCGGCTTCGTCATCTGGTGGCGGGCGCAGAAGCACGGCGACGGCGTCGAGCGGCAATTGGAGGAGTCGGTGGCCGCCTGCGCCGCTTTCGTGGACGACCTGCTGGCGGGCGGCTATCCCACGCTGGTGCTGACCGGGGCGGTGCTGCCGACCATCCGCGACGGTGAGACCCGCGGCAAGGTCGCCCGCGCCCGGCACGAGGTCACCGCCACCCTGCGCCAGCGCACCGAGCTGACCCACCGCTACAACGCCCGCCTGCGCGACGCGGCGGTGGCGCGCGGGCTGCCCTTCGTCGACATCACGCCGCGCATCACCGACCCGGAGAGCGGGCTGGTCGCCGAGGCGTTCCGCAGCCCCAATCCCGGTGACCACCACCTCCACCCCATCCGCGCCGCGGAGGTCTGGGCGGAGGCCCTGAACGCGCTGGACCTGCCGCCATGA